From Acidobacteriaceae bacterium, the proteins below share one genomic window:
- a CDS encoding Rieske 2Fe-2S domain-containing protein, giving the protein MSPIRAADHTSPLVEITSAAKPGPPADMIFGEWYPALRSAPIKRGKTALTTLLGIPMLVGRKNDGTLFALRDLCPHRGIPLSAGWFDGETVQCKYHGWRFEPCTGRCEEIPSLTSHDALEPSKIFANSFPIVEQDGYAWVYVPEAGAGRLTAESSLPPIPELPKFSSRYRSAHITADLPCNVDHGIIGLMDPAHGPFVHRAWWWRSAASIHEKTKLYEPLEDLENGGRNAGFRMSPHTPSSNSAPYKLIGKPTTTIDFVLPNRRYETIKAEKNGKVRWFTSLTTVTPVTASTCRIDVLAAWDIAYHLPFVKPIALHFGKRFVQQDQQTMVEQARGLRSNPALMLIDDADKPAKWYFALKQRRLKGTGEHPLPGPVELHWRS; this is encoded by the coding sequence ATGAGCCCCATCCGCGCCGCCGACCACACCAGCCCGCTGGTCGAGATCACCTCTGCGGCCAAACCCGGCCCGCCCGCCGACATGATCTTCGGCGAGTGGTACCCCGCCCTGCGCTCAGCCCCGATCAAACGCGGCAAGACCGCGCTCACCACCCTGCTCGGCATCCCCATGCTCGTCGGCCGCAAAAACGACGGCACTCTCTTCGCCCTGCGCGACCTCTGCCCCCACCGCGGCATCCCGTTGTCAGCCGGTTGGTTCGACGGCGAAACCGTGCAGTGCAAGTACCACGGCTGGCGCTTCGAACCCTGCACCGGCCGCTGCGAAGAGATCCCCTCGCTCACCTCGCACGACGCCCTCGAGCCCTCCAAAATCTTCGCCAACAGCTTCCCCATCGTCGAGCAGGACGGCTACGCCTGGGTCTACGTCCCCGAAGCCGGAGCAGGCCGCCTCACCGCCGAATCCTCCCTGCCCCCGATCCCCGAACTCCCCAAATTCTCCAGCCGCTACCGCTCCGCGCACATCACCGCCGACCTGCCCTGCAACGTCGATCACGGCATCATCGGCCTCATGGACCCGGCCCATGGCCCCTTCGTCCACCGCGCCTGGTGGTGGCGCAGCGCCGCCAGCATCCACGAAAAGACCAAGCTCTACGAGCCTTTGGAAGACCTCGAGAACGGCGGGCGAAACGCAGGCTTCCGCATGAGCCCCCACACGCCCAGCTCCAACTCCGCGCCCTATAAGCTGATCGGCAAACCCACCACCACCATCGACTTCGTGCTGCCCAACCGCCGCTACGAAACCATCAAGGCCGAAAAGAACGGCAAGGTCCGCTGGTTCACCTCGCTGACAACGGTCACACCGGTCACCGCCAGCACCTGCCGCATCGACGTCCTCGCGGCCTGGGACATCGCCTACCACCTGCCCTTTGTGAAGCCCATCGCCCTCCACTTCGGCAAACGCTTCGTCCAGCAGGATCAGCAGACGATGGTCGAGCAAGCCCGCGGCCTCCGCTCCAACCCCGCGCTCATGCTGATCGACGACGCCGACAAACCCGCCAAGTGGTACTTCGCCCTCAAGCAACGCCGCCTGAAAGGAACCGGCGAGCATCCGCTGCCCGGCCCCGTCGAACTCCACTGGCGCAGCTAA
- a CDS encoding glycosyltransferase family 39 protein, translating into MSSLPKRSRSTTLAFVLVWVVVYASFALWWPALLDDADSVHSEVAREMLLRHDWVTLYANGIRYLEKAPLMYWLMAVAMKVAGLLGATSPRAMAAAARVPIAASALGLAFAVEAFARRVYASARAGLNAGLIVLSSAGVFLFTRITLPDAFVCLWMALAMYALLRMEESDDARWFDGVLFGVACALGVLSKGLIGLVFPAAVAALYLLLAYGWRGGWRRLGALPWGVALVSLLVVAAPWHVLAGMANPTVGQPTPFRFVNGHWKVPLPTDGNVRGWYWFYFMNEHVLRYLNLRVPHDYDTSPLWLFWGLCFVWIMPWSAFVFKAVGAALPVRTAAWRARFQARQLSLSERGQMLAVVWAAVVLGFFTLSTRQEYYVLPALPALAVMIAGWLAVESEARRRSAVRCVAVVAVLGGLFAMGSVYFLLHTRRPAPNTDLASLLATNPGDYALSMGHFLDLNAQALGLFRVPLALAAVSLFGGPLLALLWLRRSRVPAAVLALTVGACGFLVAAHLGLQTFAPVLSSAQLAEQIAPQVHAGDLVMIHGEYEAGSTLGFYLRRNDVHILEGRSSNLWYGSFFPDAPKIFETPASVAAKWSGSQRILMWQSLTDPPNHLPVVTGPVYVVARGGGKEIVSNQP; encoded by the coding sequence ATGTCTTCTCTGCCGAAACGATCCCGTTCGACGACGCTGGCCTTTGTGCTGGTGTGGGTGGTTGTCTATGCGAGCTTTGCGTTGTGGTGGCCAGCGCTGCTGGATGACGCGGACTCGGTGCACTCCGAGGTGGCGCGCGAGATGCTGCTGCGGCATGACTGGGTGACGCTGTATGCGAACGGCATACGGTACCTGGAAAAGGCCCCGCTGATGTACTGGCTGATGGCGGTGGCGATGAAGGTCGCCGGGCTGCTGGGGGCTACGTCGCCACGGGCGATGGCTGCGGCGGCGAGGGTGCCGATTGCGGCGAGCGCGCTGGGGTTGGCGTTTGCGGTGGAGGCGTTTGCGCGGCGGGTGTATGCGAGCGCGCGGGCGGGTTTGAACGCCGGATTGATCGTGCTGTCGAGCGCGGGAGTGTTCCTGTTCACGCGCATCACGCTGCCCGATGCGTTTGTCTGCCTGTGGATGGCGCTGGCGATGTATGCGCTGCTGCGGATGGAAGAGAGCGATGACGCCCGGTGGTTCGATGGTGTCCTGTTCGGCGTGGCGTGTGCGCTGGGCGTGTTGTCGAAGGGGCTGATCGGGCTGGTGTTTCCGGCAGCGGTCGCGGCCCTGTATCTGCTGCTGGCGTATGGCTGGCGCGGTGGATGGCGGCGGCTGGGCGCGCTGCCGTGGGGCGTGGCGCTGGTGAGTCTGCTGGTGGTGGCTGCGCCGTGGCATGTGCTGGCGGGGATGGCGAACCCGACGGTGGGGCAACCGACACCGTTTCGGTTTGTGAACGGGCATTGGAAGGTGCCGCTGCCGACGGATGGCAATGTGCGCGGGTGGTACTGGTTCTACTTCATGAACGAGCATGTGCTGCGCTACTTGAACCTGCGCGTGCCGCATGACTATGACACGTCGCCGCTGTGGCTGTTCTGGGGGCTGTGCTTTGTGTGGATCATGCCGTGGTCGGCGTTTGTGTTCAAGGCTGTGGGGGCGGCGTTGCCGGTGCGAACGGCGGCGTGGCGAGCGCGTTTTCAGGCGCGGCAGTTGAGCCTGAGCGAGCGCGGGCAGATGCTGGCGGTGGTGTGGGCCGCGGTGGTGCTGGGGTTCTTCACGCTGTCGACGAGGCAGGAGTATTACGTGTTGCCTGCGTTGCCTGCGCTGGCGGTGATGATCGCCGGTTGGCTGGCGGTAGAGAGCGAGGCGCGTCGCAGGAGCGCGGTGCGATGCGTGGCCGTTGTGGCCGTTCTGGGTGGGCTGTTTGCGATGGGCAGTGTGTACTTTCTGCTGCATACGCGGAGGCCTGCGCCGAACACGGACCTGGCCAGCCTACTGGCGACGAACCCCGGGGATTATGCGCTGTCGATGGGGCACTTCCTTGACCTGAACGCGCAGGCACTGGGGTTGTTTCGTGTGCCTCTGGCGCTGGCTGCGGTGAGCCTGTTTGGTGGACCGTTGTTGGCGCTGCTCTGGCTGCGGCGGTCGCGTGTGCCTGCGGCGGTGCTGGCGCTGACGGTGGGCGCGTGTGGGTTTCTGGTGGCCGCGCATCTGGGGCTGCAGACGTTTGCGCCGGTGCTGAGTTCGGCGCAGCTAGCGGAGCAGATTGCGCCGCAGGTTCACGCGGGCGATCTGGTGATGATTCACGGAGAGTATGAGGCGGGCTCGACGCTGGGGTTCTATCTGCGGCGGAATGATGTGCACATTCTCGAAGGGCGCAGTTCGAACCTTTGGTATGGAAGCTTCTTTCCGGATGCGCCGAAGATCTTCGAGACGCCTGCGAGCGTGGCGGCGAAGTGGAGCGGGTCGCAGAGGATTCTTATGTGGCAGAGTTTGACCGATCCGCCGAATCACCTTCCGGTCGTCACGGGGCCGGTGTATGTTGTGGCTCGGGGTGGTGGGAAAGAGATTGTAAGCAACCAGCCGTAG
- a CDS encoding DUF1003 domain-containing protein: MSCSQEELRHAPLFSLLDDDEIAVLAAQVEVRDFPANQRIYKAGDVSERAYVMLEGAVRVTLIDEDGQEVLFSEPKHGDVFGFASMLEYTEHKTTAYAVAASRCIEVDRNDLSVLLRTKPMAGMDMLTVLAREIHQTQQIVRTRSAKSPNELIDEKETFGARIADRVAGFGGSWTFIIMFLSGLVIYTLINIVLGHKAWDPYPFILLNLFLSMLAAIQAPVIMMSQNRQDGKDRMRSELDFQVNRRAEVEVKELGRRLHFISEQLGDIEERTRGMGKPQSGGELEP, from the coding sequence ATGTCCTGCAGTCAAGAAGAGCTTCGCCACGCCCCGTTGTTTTCGCTGCTTGATGACGATGAGATCGCTGTGCTGGCGGCGCAGGTCGAGGTGCGCGACTTCCCCGCGAACCAGCGCATTTACAAGGCTGGCGATGTGAGCGAACGGGCGTACGTGATGCTCGAAGGCGCTGTGCGCGTGACGCTGATTGATGAAGATGGGCAGGAGGTGTTGTTCTCCGAGCCGAAGCATGGCGACGTCTTCGGCTTCGCTTCGATGCTGGAGTACACCGAGCACAAGACGACGGCGTATGCGGTGGCTGCGAGCCGGTGCATCGAGGTCGACCGCAACGATTTGTCGGTGCTGCTGCGCACGAAGCCGATGGCCGGGATGGACATGCTGACGGTGCTGGCGCGGGAGATTCACCAGACGCAGCAGATCGTGCGGACAAGATCGGCGAAGAGCCCGAACGAACTTATCGACGAGAAGGAAACGTTCGGTGCGAGGATTGCGGACCGCGTGGCCGGTTTTGGCGGGTCGTGGACGTTCATCATCATGTTTCTGTCGGGGTTGGTGATCTATACGCTGATCAACATTGTGCTGGGGCACAAGGCGTGGGATCCGTACCCGTTCATCCTGCTGAACCTGTTCCTGTCGATGCTGGCGGCGATCCAGGCGCCGGTGATCATGATGAGTCAGAACCGGCAGGATGGAAAAGACAGGATGCGTTCGGAGCTGGACTTCCAGGTGAACCGGAGGGCCGAGGTGGAGGTGAAAGAGCTGGGACGACGGCTTCATTTCATTTCAGAACAGCTAGGTGATATCGAAGAACGCACTCGAGGTATGGGCAAGCCGCAGAGTGGTGGCGAGTTGGAGCCCTAG
- the hpnI gene encoding bacteriohopanetetrol glucosamine biosynthesis glycosyltransferase HpnI has protein sequence MGSLEWVAFGAEAFTGLVTISGVAYGALALWGAGAYSRDVRASRAGVAYAPPVTILKPVKGVDPRMYAGFVSHCVQQYENAFEIVFGVSSLEDPAVAEIARLRVEHPEVPIQLIECSARLGASGKVSNLVQMLPYARYEHVLVNDADIVVGPRYLAETMRGFGDATVGLVTAPYVGVAEGTVWSKLEAMGISTDFMPGVLTARKLEGGIRFGLGSTLATTKTALASIGGFEALLDQLADDYEMGVRLAAKGYRVELAGEVVETTVPAYGMRGFVDHQLRWARSTRDSRRGGYVGLGVTYVLPWAVLAVLASGGALWSLALLSLALFVRVTVALSVGVGLLRDTQVLRDLWLLPVRDFFGLFLWAWSYAGNTIVWRGERFRLRRGVLERV, from the coding sequence ATGGGTTCCCTGGAGTGGGTTGCGTTCGGAGCAGAGGCCTTTACCGGGCTGGTGACGATATCGGGTGTGGCTTATGGCGCGTTGGCTCTGTGGGGAGCGGGCGCTTACTCGCGAGATGTGCGAGCGTCGCGCGCTGGCGTGGCGTATGCGCCGCCGGTAACGATTCTGAAGCCGGTGAAGGGCGTTGACCCGCGGATGTATGCGGGGTTTGTGAGCCATTGCGTGCAGCAGTATGAGAACGCGTTCGAGATCGTTTTCGGCGTGAGCTCGCTGGAAGACCCGGCGGTGGCAGAGATCGCACGGCTGCGTGTGGAGCACCCCGAGGTGCCGATCCAGTTGATCGAATGCAGTGCTCGGCTGGGGGCGAGTGGCAAGGTTTCAAACCTGGTGCAGATGCTCCCCTATGCTCGCTATGAGCATGTGCTGGTGAACGATGCGGACATCGTGGTGGGGCCGCGATACCTGGCTGAGACGATGCGCGGCTTTGGCGATGCGACGGTGGGGCTGGTGACGGCTCCTTATGTGGGCGTGGCCGAGGGTACGGTGTGGAGCAAGCTGGAGGCAATGGGGATCAGCACGGACTTTATGCCAGGGGTGCTGACGGCGCGGAAGCTGGAGGGCGGCATCCGCTTCGGTCTGGGGTCTACGTTGGCGACGACGAAGACTGCGCTGGCGAGCATTGGCGGCTTTGAGGCGCTGCTGGACCAGCTTGCGGACGATTACGAGATGGGTGTGCGGCTGGCGGCGAAGGGCTATCGTGTGGAGCTTGCGGGCGAGGTGGTGGAGACGACGGTACCGGCGTATGGAATGCGCGGGTTTGTCGATCACCAACTGCGCTGGGCGCGGTCCACGCGGGATTCGCGGCGCGGTGGGTATGTCGGGCTGGGGGTGACGTATGTGCTGCCGTGGGCGGTGCTGGCGGTACTGGCCAGCGGGGGGGCGTTGTGGAGTCTCGCGCTGTTGAGCCTGGCGCTGTTTGTGCGGGTGACGGTGGCGCTGTCTGTCGGGGTGGGACTGTTGCGCGATACGCAGGTGTTGCGCGATCTGTGGCTGCTGCCGGTGCGGGATTTCTTCGGCTTGTTCCTGTGGGCGTGGAGTTATGCGGGCAACACGATTGTGTGGCGTGGGGAGCGGTTTCGGCTGCGGCGTGGAGTGTTGGAGAGGGTGTAG
- a CDS encoding ABC transporter permease gives MTATDQREAVRMALDTLRANKMRSSLTILGIVIGVMTVIAISSVINGLNSSVSGLVEAMGTNVLWAFRFPVIGVRPTAEMLARKQLTYDDMLAIAELPHVTAASASLRYQDFTFNTGSTTAKYNGHKVENVSLEGDTVSSQQVYDWSIQSGRYFTQGEQDRAADVTVLGHDTAEDLFGGENPLNKEVTIAGRLFTVVGVLDKQKSAFGGGKNPEDSFAYFPITTFHKLHPEVLDYWLSAKFDDQKYKPLVEDEMRDLLRRRRKVRNEADDNFAIFGSDSITRLWTQITSSLFLLMFGLSAVGLMVGGVGVMNVMLVSVTERTREIGVRKAIGATRRTIMLQFTLEAVVLCAIGGLIGISLGGIIALILKLLLSSQISVLWMAFAFVASCAIGLIFGIYPAWKAASLDPIEALRYE, from the coding sequence ATGACCGCCACTGACCAACGCGAAGCCGTCCGCATGGCCCTCGACACCCTGCGCGCGAACAAGATGCGCTCCAGCCTGACCATCCTCGGCATCGTTATCGGCGTCATGACGGTCATTGCCATCTCCTCCGTCATCAACGGCCTTAACAGCAGCGTCTCCGGCCTCGTCGAAGCCATGGGAACCAACGTCCTCTGGGCGTTCCGCTTCCCCGTCATCGGCGTTCGCCCCACCGCCGAGATGCTCGCCCGCAAGCAGCTCACCTACGACGACATGCTCGCCATCGCCGAGCTTCCCCACGTCACCGCGGCCTCGGCCTCGCTGCGCTATCAGGACTTCACCTTCAACACCGGCTCCACCACCGCCAAGTACAACGGGCACAAGGTAGAAAACGTCTCCCTCGAAGGCGACACCGTCAGCTCCCAGCAGGTCTACGACTGGAGCATCCAGTCAGGCCGCTACTTCACCCAGGGTGAGCAGGACCGCGCCGCCGACGTCACCGTTCTCGGCCACGACACCGCCGAAGACCTCTTCGGCGGTGAAAATCCGCTCAACAAGGAAGTCACCATCGCCGGTCGCCTCTTCACCGTCGTTGGTGTGCTCGACAAGCAGAAGAGCGCCTTCGGCGGCGGCAAAAACCCGGAGGACAGCTTCGCCTACTTCCCCATCACAACCTTCCACAAGCTGCACCCCGAGGTGCTCGACTACTGGCTCTCCGCCAAGTTCGACGACCAGAAGTACAAGCCTCTCGTCGAAGACGAGATGCGGGATCTCCTCCGCCGTCGCCGCAAAGTTCGCAACGAAGCCGACGACAACTTCGCCATCTTCGGCTCAGACTCCATCACGCGCCTCTGGACGCAGATCACCAGCTCGCTCTTCCTTCTGATGTTCGGCCTCAGCGCCGTAGGTCTCATGGTTGGCGGCGTCGGCGTCATGAACGTGATGCTCGTCTCAGTGACGGAACGCACGCGAGAGATCGGCGTCCGCAAAGCCATCGGCGCCACGCGCCGCACGATCATGCTTCAGTTCACGTTGGAAGCGGTCGTACTCTGCGCCATCGGCGGCCTCATCGGCATCTCGCTCGGCGGCATCATCGCGCTCATCCTGAAGCTGCTTCTCTCCAGCCAGATCTCGGTGCTTTGGATGGCTTTCGCCTTCGTCGCTTCCTGCGCAATCGGGCTAATCTTCGGCATCTACCCCGCCTGGAAAGCCGCCAGCCTCGACCCCATCGAAGCCCTGCGCTACGAATAA
- a CDS encoding four helix bundle protein — protein MLSRQRTGAHRESAAWQKGMKLCAVIYQLTKQFSSDERFGLTNQLRRASVSIPSNIAEGKGRLTRGEMIHFFGMARGSAMEVQTQLEVAETIGEGHPTDLNEAYDLAEEIIRILNASITTMRRAQKSNV, from the coding sequence TTGCTGAGTCGACAAAGGACAGGCGCACACCGCGAATCTGCCGCTTGGCAGAAGGGTATGAAGTTGTGCGCCGTCATCTACCAGCTGACAAAGCAGTTTTCTTCCGACGAGCGCTTCGGTCTGACCAATCAGTTGCGCCGCGCCTCCGTCTCCATCCCAAGCAACATTGCAGAAGGTAAAGGCCGCCTCACCCGCGGCGAGATGATTCACTTCTTCGGCATGGCCCGAGGCTCCGCCATGGAAGTCCAGACACAACTCGAGGTCGCTGAGACCATCGGTGAAGGCCACCCCACCGACCTGAACGAAGCGTACGATCTCGCTGAAGAGATCATCCGAATCCTCAATGCGTCCATCACCACCATGCGCCGCGCTCAAAAATCTAATGTCTAA
- a CDS encoding ABC transporter permease, with protein sequence MDTRDAFRMALDALWSNKLRTVLTLLGVVIGVASVIAVVTLVNGANVYVASRINRYGADVFTVSKQPAFTTSYADYIRYGKRKVISLDQYRFVQANCQRCLQVGALQSTTGKIVFKTQSSTDTTIRGYTSLMAGMQNLGIVEGRDFTQADEDHAARVAIIGSDIEENLLRDDSPIGKEIRVDGVPYTVVGLAEKQGKTLGQSQDNWVALPLTAYQKTYGTAKSVTIYTKAGNGPGAMEAASDEVRVLMRGIRHDRPGEVDSFTLETSDTLMGLWKQISGSFEAVAVAIAAISLVVGGIVIMNIMLVSVTERTREIGVRKALGARRGDILRQFLMESATMAIIGGAIGVLGGVGVAKAITILLSFPSTIALWSVFAGLFVAASVGIFFGVYPARKAADLDPIVALRSEF encoded by the coding sequence ATGGACACACGCGACGCATTCCGCATGGCGCTCGACGCGCTCTGGTCAAACAAACTCCGCACCGTGCTCACGCTGCTCGGTGTGGTCATCGGCGTGGCCTCCGTCATCGCCGTCGTCACGCTCGTCAACGGAGCGAACGTCTACGTCGCCTCGCGCATCAACCGCTACGGTGCCGACGTCTTCACCGTCTCCAAGCAGCCCGCCTTCACCACCAGCTACGCGGACTACATCCGCTACGGCAAGCGCAAGGTCATCTCGCTCGACCAGTACCGCTTCGTCCAGGCAAACTGCCAGCGCTGCCTCCAGGTCGGCGCCCTGCAGTCCACCACCGGCAAGATCGTCTTCAAGACCCAAAGCTCCACCGACACCACCATTCGCGGCTACACCTCACTAATGGCCGGCATGCAGAACCTCGGCATCGTTGAAGGCCGTGACTTCACCCAGGCCGATGAAGACCATGCCGCCCGCGTCGCCATCATCGGCTCTGACATCGAGGAGAACCTCCTCCGCGACGACTCGCCCATCGGCAAAGAGATCCGCGTCGACGGCGTCCCCTACACCGTCGTCGGACTCGCCGAAAAGCAGGGGAAAACCCTCGGACAGTCCCAGGACAACTGGGTCGCCCTCCCCCTCACCGCCTACCAGAAGACCTACGGCACCGCGAAGTCCGTCACCATCTACACCAAGGCCGGCAACGGCCCCGGAGCCATGGAGGCCGCCAGCGACGAGGTCCGCGTACTCATGCGCGGCATCCGCCACGATCGTCCCGGTGAGGTGGATAGCTTCACCCTCGAAACCAGCGACACGCTCATGGGCCTCTGGAAGCAGATCTCCGGCAGCTTTGAGGCTGTCGCCGTCGCCATCGCAGCGATCTCGCTGGTCGTCGGCGGCATCGTCATCATGAACATCATGCTCGTCTCGGTCACCGAGCGCACCCGCGAAATCGGCGTCCGCAAGGCCCTCGGCGCAAGGCGTGGCGACATCCTCCGCCAGTTCCTGATGGAGAGCGCCACGATGGCCATCATCGGCGGAGCGATTGGCGTACTGGGCGGCGTAGGCGTCGCCAAAGCCATCACCATTCTCCTCAGCTTCCCCTCCACCATCGCTCTCTGGAGCGTCTTCGCCGGCCTCTTCGTCGCTGCCAGCGTAGGCATCTTCTTCGGCGTCTACCCCGCCCGCAAAGCCGCTGACCTCGACCCCATCGTGGCCCTGCGCAGTGAGTTTTGA
- a CDS encoding NHL repeat-containing protein, producing MKRLQSLSLLVLSYSASALLAGCAFGNSSIPAATTQTALGTIQGSVFGGRQPIQNAKIYIYAASTTAYGGASTSLMTSATGNPADSNGNYYVLTNQSGAFSVTGDYTCTAGTQVYIYSLGGEPTTDQTNDNAGLMAALGTCPSSGTMASVTPKVYMSEVSTVAMAYAVAGFAVDSTHIGAPATSAPATAALARAFAASSLLYDISGGNGNGARSVTPNGNGVVPQTLINSLANTLAACVNSTGADSYPCGTALFGAVKSAGTSGTTATDTATEAIYIAHNPGVAVSTVYDNITSTPPYAPSLSSQPNDFTVAIRYTDSNISAPSAVAIDASGDAWIANKGSNSITELSPLGVPTTFTGSLSSPSGIAIDASGNPWVSNSGTNSVTKFSSGTPTQYTLGTGSFTSIAIDGSGYIWASSSANAVYKISSTGTLTASSSGAQTSTLLSSPVALAFDNYASTGRSNDVYIANSVAGSGIGITVVQNTPRAANLSYTRAGAQDGWAVAFDSANNIWIANSNNTLTALTDADGYITTSAYSGGGLSDVRGLAIDGAGVAWTANSTGNSVSQFTNAGVAVSPTTGYVSDGTAYSTPSAIAADNSGNLWITNSGNNSVVELIGASTPVVTPLSLAASSGYAAGTKP from the coding sequence ATGAAACGACTCCAGTCGTTGTCTTTGCTCGTTCTCTCTTATTCTGCCTCTGCGCTCTTAGCTGGTTGCGCGTTCGGGAACTCTTCCATCCCCGCCGCCACAACCCAAACGGCCCTCGGAACCATTCAGGGCTCCGTATTCGGCGGCCGTCAGCCGATCCAGAACGCGAAGATCTACATCTACGCAGCAAGCACGACGGCCTACGGTGGAGCCTCCACGTCGCTGATGACCAGTGCGACCGGCAACCCTGCCGACAGCAACGGCAACTACTACGTTCTCACCAACCAGAGCGGCGCGTTCAGCGTGACCGGCGACTACACCTGCACGGCAGGGACACAGGTCTACATTTACTCTCTCGGCGGCGAGCCCACCACCGATCAGACCAACGACAACGCCGGCCTGATGGCTGCGCTTGGCACCTGCCCCAGCAGTGGCACCATGGCTTCGGTAACGCCAAAGGTCTACATGAGCGAGGTCTCCACCGTAGCGATGGCTTACGCCGTTGCAGGCTTCGCCGTCGACTCCACCCACATCGGAGCGCCAGCCACCTCCGCGCCAGCCACCGCCGCCCTCGCCCGCGCCTTTGCAGCTTCCAGCCTGCTCTATGACATCAGCGGCGGCAATGGTAATGGTGCGCGCAGCGTTACCCCCAACGGGAACGGCGTCGTCCCCCAGACTCTGATCAACTCCCTGGCAAACACGCTTGCGGCCTGCGTCAACTCCACCGGCGCAGACTCCTACCCGTGCGGCACCGCGCTCTTTGGCGCAGTCAAGAGCGCAGGCACCTCCGGCACAACAGCTACGGACACCGCGACTGAGGCTATCTACATCGCGCATAACCCCGGCGTAGCCGTCTCCACGGTCTACGACAACATCACATCCACGCCGCCGTATGCGCCCAGCCTCTCCTCGCAGCCCAACGACTTCACCGTAGCCATCCGCTACACCGACAGCAATATCAGCGCACCCTCTGCAGTTGCCATCGACGCAAGCGGCGACGCCTGGATCGCGAACAAGGGCAGCAACTCCATCACCGAGCTTTCGCCGCTGGGCGTTCCCACCACCTTCACCGGCTCGCTCAGCAGCCCCTCCGGCATCGCCATCGACGCAAGCGGTAACCCCTGGGTCTCTAACAGTGGCACGAACAGCGTCACGAAGTTCTCGTCGGGTACGCCCACCCAGTACACCCTCGGCACCGGCTCCTTCACAAGCATCGCCATCGACGGCAGCGGCTACATCTGGGCCTCCAGCAGCGCCAACGCGGTCTACAAGATCTCAAGCACCGGCACACTGACCGCCAGCAGCAGCGGCGCACAAACCTCCACGCTGCTCTCTTCTCCCGTAGCCCTGGCCTTCGACAACTACGCGAGCACCGGCCGGAGCAACGACGTCTACATCGCCAACAGCGTCGCAGGCAGCGGCATCGGTATCACCGTCGTGCAGAACACGCCGCGCGCCGCCAACCTCTCCTACACTCGCGCAGGCGCACAGGACGGCTGGGCCGTGGCCTTCGACAGCGCCAACAACATCTGGATTGCAAACTCCAACAACACGCTCACCGCCCTCACCGACGCGGACGGCTACATCACCACCAGCGCCTACAGCGGCGGCGGCCTGAGCGACGTCCGCGGCCTCGCCATCGACGGTGCCGGCGTGGCCTGGACAGCAAACTCCACCGGCAACAGCGTCAGCCAGTTCACGAACGCAGGCGTGGCGGTCTCTCCGACCACAGGCTACGTCTCCGACGGCACCGCCTACTCCACGCCTTCGGCCATCGCGGCAGACAACTCCGGCAACCTCTGGATCACCAACAGCGGCAATAATAGCGTCGTCGAACTGATCGGGGCCTCCACCCCGGTCGTCACACCGCTCTCCCTCGCGGCCTCCTCGGGCTACGCCGCAGGCACCAAACCGTAA
- a CDS encoding DUF4396 domain-containing protein, with the protein MITLAWISLSLAVLSAAIIAFDEFRHPQPMGVMNIVWPLTALYFSVLALPAYFLLGRKRAHSHRQDHSEMQMPSHGAKPKLTFASVATGTSHCGAGCTVADVLSEFALASTGLVLFGSALLTSFTLDFIAAWVIGIAFQYFAIRPMRQELSTAQVIVAAMKADTLSILAFQIGMYAWMAWAHSKLIPGITAFDPRFWLSMQAAMICGFATSLPMNAWLIRLGLKEAM; encoded by the coding sequence ATGATTACGCTCGCGTGGATCTCTCTTTCGCTCGCCGTACTCTCCGCGGCCATCATTGCGTTCGATGAGTTCCGCCACCCGCAGCCAATGGGAGTGATGAACATCGTCTGGCCGCTCACCGCGCTGTACTTCAGCGTTCTGGCTCTGCCTGCCTACTTCCTGCTCGGCCGCAAGCGCGCCCACAGCCACAGGCAGGACCACAGCGAAATGCAGATGCCTTCACATGGTGCCAAACCAAAGCTCACGTTCGCCTCCGTTGCCACCGGGACATCGCACTGCGGCGCAGGCTGCACCGTCGCCGACGTCCTCTCCGAGTTCGCCCTCGCCTCCACAGGCCTTGTCCTCTTCGGCTCTGCCCTGCTCACCAGCTTTACGCTCGACTTCATCGCCGCATGGGTCATCGGCATCGCGTTCCAGTACTTCGCCATCCGCCCCATGAGACAGGAACTCTCCACCGCACAGGTGATCGTCGCCGCCATGAAGGCCGACACGCTCTCCATCCTCGCCTTCCAGATTGGTATGTACGCGTGGATGGCCTGGGCACACAGCAAACTCATCCCTGGTATCACTGCCTTCGATCCGCGCTTCTGGCTCTCCATGCAGGCCGCCATGATCTGCGGTTTCGCCACGAGCCTGCCCATGAACGCATGGCTCATTCGCCTGGGCCTCAAAGAAGCGATGTAG